TGATCCGTAGCTTTACATTTTGGGTTTGTATGTCTGattgtttttttcattaattaaccAGTTAAGTTTGCTGTGGTTTCTATAGGTTGAGAACCAGGAGGGAGTTATCAACTTTGATGAGATATTGCGAGAGACAGATTCATTCATGGTTGCCCGTGGTGATCTTGGAATGGAAATCCCAGTTGAGAAAATTTTTCTGGCACAAAAGATGATGATATATAAGTGTAATCTTGTGGGCAAGCCCGTGGTCACTGCCACTCAGATGCTTGAATCCATGATCAAGTCTCCACGGCCAACCCGTGCTGAAGCCACTGATGTAGCTAATGCTGTCCTTGATGGCACTGATTGTGTCATGCTTAGTGGTGAGAGTGCAGCTGGGTCCTATCCAGAACTCGCCGTGAAAATTATGGCTCGCATATGTATTGAGGCAGAATCTTCCCTTGATTACAGGGCAATCTTTAAGGAGATGATAAAGTCGACGCCCCTTCCAATGAGCCCTTTGGAGAGTCTTGCATCCTCTGCTGTCAGAACAGCCAATAAGGCCAGAGCCAAACTCATTGTTGTGTTGACACGAGGTGGGAGCACAGCCAAATTGGTGGCGAAGTACCGGCCAGCTGTTCCTATCCTGTCAGTGGTGGTTCCAGTTCTGACCACAGACTCCTTTGATTGGACCTGCAGTGATGAGACTCCGGCAAGACATAGCCTGATCTACAGGGGGTTGATTCCTCTATTGGCTGAAGGGTCTGCCAAAGCTACCGATGCAGAATCCACAGAGGTGATCCTGGAAGCTGCTCTGAAGTCAGCAACAGAGAGGGGATTGTGCACGCCTGGGGATGCTGTGGTGGCACTTCATCGCATTGGAGTCGCCTCTGTTATTAAGATCTGTGTGGTAAAATAAAACTGAGGTTTGCAGAGTACCAACATTTGCACGGTAAAGCAATGTAGCTGAGATGGACTAAATGGGTTTTGGTTTGTAGCCCCTTATTATGTTTTAGCGATCGCAGCACTGAAAAGTGTACTAGTTACCTTTCTTTTCTGAAGCTATGTGAGAGGGCATGGTACCTCTAGATTTTTATTGCTTTATGCTGCACAAGCTATGAGCTATTATGGGAGTATGCTTGATTTTGCCCGGGTGTAGAAATAAGGCTCGGGGGACTATTACCGCTATGTTTGGACGAGAGACTTAAAATACCAAAGAAGTTCAGTCTCAAACCAGTTTTGAAAACTGGACTACGAGAAcactaaaaaacataaaatgggATTTGGAATGACACATTTCCAGGAGTCATTTTAAAGTTTACCCCAATGGTGCATTCCTAACAAATTTACCCCAAGTTCCATGGAACATTTAAAGTCCCTCGCCCAAGTGCGCTGCTGTAGTTTTTCTGGTTGTGGCTGGTCTTGATCATGTTAGGGGTTGGGCCTGTTGGCACATTCTCTGCTGAATAGTATGTGGTTGGAccttgcatttttctttttttttttgtcttttttggaAGGAGGTTGGACCTTGCATATTAAGCTAGGGAGATTCTCTTTAAAGCCGAAGACAAAGCCTAAGACAATGGTGATGatgtgcatataaataaattaatacaatCGATTGAAAAGTAGATTCCCTCTAAAGCCAAAGCTAGCTACCCCTAGTGCGCAGTGCGGTCGTAAAGCTCAAAACAGCAGTAGGCCCACTTCCCACGCACCAAGCATCCATGCAAAGAGACAAAAAACAACCTACCAGCCCTGCGCCTCTTCTCTGTTGCTCTCACCCTCTTCTCGCACTCACCCCAATCCAAGTGCCGTATTCAAGAACCTTTCGCGTGCAAATGCAACGCCAACAAGAATCGATGAGTCCGGAGCCATTGTAGCGAAGGCAGATAGGCTCATAGCCAGGAGAGCCATTGTGACCAGACCACAATATAGAACAACTTACACGTGTAAGGTTTATTGTTACATCATTACATCAGAAAGCTACAATGACCATAAACCATTTATTGATCACACCACGAGTGAGAAGGAAGGCGACATAAGATTGGAGCTCAGATAGCAAGGGTGGTGTCAATTGCTAATTTCGAGGAATACAGCTAGCTAAGAGAAGGCCCTTGTCAGTTGGTCAGGAATCGGGACTCAACGCATCGCGCATCGCATGAAAAACATGTGAGTGTCAGAGTGTGTAATTCCATTTCATTTGTGTCTATTTATTCAACCTACGTTCACTTTCAGCAGGCCACTTTCCTCTTCTCGTCGTTAAAAGTTATACATTGTACGGTGATCCTAATAATCCTTTCTTCCCAaagatttttaatttattattccATTTTTCCAAATATTAATTGAATATTTGAAGATTCAGACTACACTTtcaataatgtaattaaatattttatatgtCCCCAATCCAATCTAATctagaaaatatttttatttatttacttactATTTGGTGTTAGAAAATCTTTTTTATGTCGCTAATTTAGAGGGTTTCACTATTTGTCCTTATTGGCTAGTTACCAGTTACGCGAACTTTCTTTATATGGCGGGATTCTTGACAAAAATTAAGGTGAAAATATTTACCGTAACGAAAACACCACACAACGGTGGAATTCTTATCTTATCATACTCTTTAATATAGTTATTTTCTTCGGTTTTTTAAGTCTAAAATACGGGATTGTAGTGTAAAACAATTTAAAGTTCATATCTCCTTTTATCTCTCCAACGGAATTTGATCCTCTCTTtttaatttcctctttttttttttttttttttggatatagAGCATTCTTATCCTAAGAtaaagatagaatcagaggaatCTGGTCAAGTGAGTCAACATTAGAGGGGAGTGAGTGGTAGAGTAAGAGACAGTAAGGAAGGAGAAGCAGTAGCAGCGGCAGCCAATATGGGGAAGAAGGATGGTGGTGATTGTGATCATGGTACAATAGTGATGATTGTGATGTTGTTGATAATGGCAATGGGTTTGTCGTTTGCTTCTTCAGCTTCAGCTGCAGCAGCTTCTTCGCAACTCAGACGAAATCTGCTTGCCAACGGACTTGGACTCACTCCTCCCATGGGGTAGAATTTTACTCATTTACAaactatataaaattaatatttttgccTCCTTTGATCGATGGTCAGCCACAACCAGTCAGATCAGATtctaagatatatatatatatatatatatatatatttcagcaAACTTACGAAATGGGAAGCAATTTATTTTCCTTCTGCTGTTTTTACGCACTTGGAGTGTTATATAATCAACAAGAGGCCGTTTGCGTTTAAAtcctaatattatatatatcaacATGTGCCGCAACCCACAACTACAATTTTATTCAAATACTTGCAAGCTTGTGGGATTAAGATTAAATgattaatgttgttttctttgcttGCTTAATTAGGTGGAATAGTTGGAATCACTTCAACTGCAAAATCGATGAGAAAATTATCAAAGCAACCGGTAACTCCAGCAACTTAACTCTTGCCTACTcatcaaagccatgttttgtttCCAAAGCTTGCTTAATTTCTCTGGTTGGTTTGACAGCTGATGCACTGGTTTCCACTGGTCTCTCTAAACTTGGATATACCTATGTTAACATAGGTatccttcttctctcttttttagttttttgggTAGCTTGGTACTTTCCAATTTTAATAAAAGCTGATGCTCTCTATATCTATAGATGATTGCTGGGCCGAAATTGCTCGTGATCACAAGGtatttgtttctatttttcatCACAATCAAGCTCGGCTGTAAAAGTACTGAACATGCATAAAATTTCATACGCAGCGCAATCTAGTGCCCAAGAAATCAACATTTCCATCAGGCATTAAAGCTCTTGCGGATTATGTTCACAGCAAGGGTCTTAAGCTAGGAATTTACTCAGATGCAGGGTAACACATCTAACTCTCATACACCCCATCCCATTACAGATATATGCTGCATGTAGAGCTGTTCTTGAATGTTGATATATACTTAAAGTACAACTAAACAAATAGTACATTCGCTTATACTTTGCAGGTACTTCACTTGCAGCAAAACCATGCCTGGTTCACTTGGCCACGAAGAGCAAGATGCCAAAACATTTGCTGCTTGGGTACGATATATATGTTGGAATCACTTCACTCAATCAAAAGGACTCATAACATCTCCAATGATGATGATATGTTGTCACAGAATCTTGAAATGCTCATGCACTTTCTTCGCAGGGAATTGATTATTTGAAGTATGATAACTGTAATAATGATGACTCCAAGCCAACTGTTAGGTAAAATACCTAGAATAGCTATGATGATACCGCACAAAGTACTTTCCTGCCTGCACTTAATTTTCCTTGGGTAAGGTCTCCATATGACAAATACCTTTCTACAAATATTTCAACTCTTCTTGTAGGTACCCTGTAATGACCCGAGCTCTGATGAAATCAGGTCGTCCCATATTCTTTTCGCTTTGTGAATGGTAATGGTCCTGTTTGCTTAAACTCAAAAGCCATGTATCGTGTTTTTCTTAGTAATAGGcctaagtttttaattttgcttTCTATTTCGTTTTTTAGGGGAGATTTGCACCCTGCTCTATGGGGTGCTAAAGTAGGAAATAGCTGGAGAACTACTAATGACATTTCTGATACATGGGAAAGGTAGAAATATGTATGTGCTTCCGTTGACTCTCAATGTGGTCTCATGTTTTTGGGGTCTCACTCTCACATAATACCTTTTTATTGGCATTTTGCTTGGCAGTATGATCTCTAGAGCTGACATGAATGAAGTTTATGCTGAATTTGCCAGACCTGGTGGCTGGAATGGTGAATATTCCACTAATGCAACCAACAACCCCGTTTTACATATACTGTCATTTGGGTTGGGCACACTGTTGAGTGTTGATGTTTCACTAAGAGGTTAATCTTATTTATCTGCTGAAATTTTGAACAGATCCCGACATGTTAGAAGTGGGGAATGGAGGAATGACAAAAGATGAATATGTAGTCCATTTTAGCGTATGGGCCATTTCTAAGGTACCATAAACTTTAACATGCCAGATGCTCTTCTTTATATGAAATGTGTAATTTTAGGTCATCTGTTTGGTTACAAATGAGCTGTGTTGCAGGCTCCCCTCCTTCTTGGCTGCGATGTGAGGAATATCACAAAAGAGAACATGGAGATCATTGCAAATAAAGAGGTTATCTCTGTAAACCAAGGTAAGTACAAGCTTTGGACGGACATTGATTTTCCTTCCTAGTGAGTGAAGTGAACGATCAAGTTGCACTAATAGCGGAGTTTTGATTTTTATGATGGTTAACTGTAACAGATCCACTTGGTGTCCAAGCTAAAAAGGTCAGATCAGAAGGGGATCTGGAGGTAAAAATGAAAATGCCAGCAAATCTCTTGTGATATGTATACATAACGTAAGTATTCTGTCATTGTGTGTGTAACTC
This Pyrus communis chromosome 6, drPyrComm1.1, whole genome shotgun sequence DNA region includes the following protein-coding sequences:
- the LOC137737269 gene encoding pyruvate kinase, cytosolic isozyme-like, with translation MANIDIEGILKELPNDGRIPKTKIVCTLGPSSRSVPMVEKLLRAGMNVARFNFSHGTHDYHQETLDNLRTAMHNTQILCAVMLDTKGPEIRTGFLKGGKPIQLKEGQEITITTDYSIKGDEEMISMSYKKLALDLKPRNTILCADGTITLTVLSCNPDAGTVRCCCENTAMLGERKNVNLPGIVVDLPTLTEKDKEDILEWGVPNKIDMIALSFVRKGSDLVNVRKVLGPHAKNIQLMSKVENQEGVINFDEILRETDSFMVARGDLGMEIPVEKIFLAQKMMIYKCNLVGKPVVTATQMLESMIKSPRPTRAEATDVANAVLDGTDCVMLSGESAAGSYPELAVKIMARICIEAESSLDYRAIFKEMIKSTPLPMSPLESLASSAVRTANKARAKLIVVLTRGGSTAKLVAKYRPAVPILSVVVPVLTTDSFDWTCSDETPARHSLIYRGLIPLLAEGSAKATDAESTEVILEAALKSATERGLCTPGDAVVALHRIGVASVIKICVVK
- the LOC137736778 gene encoding alpha-galactosidase 1-like yields the protein MGKKDGGDCDHGTIVMIVMLLIMAMGLSFASSASAAAASSQLRRNLLANGLGLTPPMGWNSWNHFNCKIDEKIIKATADALVSTGLSKLGYTYVNIDDCWAEIARDHKRNLVPKKSTFPSGIKALADYVHSKGLKLGIYSDAGYFTCSKTMPGSLGHEEQDAKTFAAWGIDYLKYDNCNNDDSKPTVRYPVMTRALMKSGRPIFFSLCEWGDLHPALWGAKVGNSWRTTNDISDTWESMISRADMNEVYAEFARPGGWNDPDMLEVGNGGMTKDEYVVHFSVWAISKAPLLLGCDVRNITKENMEIIANKEVISVNQDPLGVQAKKVRSEGDLEIWAGPLSGYRVALLLVNRGPWRTAVTAHWDDIEIPTNSVVEARDLWEHKTLKARFVGNLTATVDSHACKMYVLKPVS